The Lolium rigidum isolate FL_2022 chromosome 2, APGP_CSIRO_Lrig_0.1, whole genome shotgun sequence genomic interval tgtggcaaatttaggatcaggagaaaacttatgtctaacaagtatattgtgtgagaaactttttaattttacttgcatcagcgagtagcattgcatctattaataagatcatcattaagctccacataatcttcatcgggatcatcactagaataatcaagttcaggtgaattaacaggtgtagtagcatcaggagtttcagtattttcaatttgtttagacctagaaattgtagcatctagaaaagatcccaatgaaccactatcatcaagcacaacagaagcatcatcaatattataagaattttcagattcagcgaagtaccagcaagtgaagcatgtggtggtgaaacaagtttatcaatcacgagatggtgaatcaagagcagcagaagtactcagagttgtaccttttcttgtagtggatggtaatatggcgactttaggatcgcgagttttacccatgatggagaatttgcagcgaacaatatcaatccaagtgaacttccaaataaagctatactccccggcaacggcgccagaaaacggtcttgataacccacaagtataggggatcgcaacagtcttcgcgggtagtaaaacccaatttattgattcgacacaaggggagacaaagaatacttgaaagccttaacagcggagttgtcaattcagctgcacttggaaacagacttgctcgcaagagtttatcgatagtaacagttttacagcagtagcagtagtgaaataacagtagcgagtaacgagagacagcagtagtgattatagtaaacagcaggattaaaataccgtaggcacggggacggataacgggcgttgcatggatgagagaaactcatgtaacaatcaagcggggcatttgcggataataataaaacggtgtccaagtacaaagcaatcaataggcatgtgttccaattatagtcgtacgtgctcgcaatgagaaacttgcacaacatcttttgtcctaccagccggtgcgcagccgggcctcaagggaatctatctggatattaaggtactccttttaatagagtaccggagcaaagcattaacactccgtgaacacatgtgatcctcacatcactaccatcccctccggttgtcccgatttctgtcacttcggggccattggttccggatagcgacatgtgtatacaacttgcaggtaagaccataaacaatgaatatcatgatgaaataataacatgttcagatctgagatcatcgcACTCGGGCCCtaatgacaagcattaagcataacaagttgcaacaatatcatcaaagtaccaattacggacactaggcactatgccctaacaatcttacactattacatgaccaatctcatccaatccctaccatccccttcagcctacagcgggggaattactcacacatggatgggggaaacatggctggtcgatggagaggcgtcggtggtgatgatggcgatgatctcctccaattccccgtcccggcggagtgccgtaacgcgaGACTTCGGCTccggagacggagtttcgcgatgtggcggcgttacggagggtttctggcgacttcgacttctccccgtgcgtttttaggtcgaaggcgataagtagtccgaaggagggcgtcggaggccggccgagggggccacacgctagggccgcgcgcccccctcctgggctgcgccgccctagggtgtggggccctcgggcctccacctgacttgcccttctggctccgtgagtcttctggaaaaatagggccttctgcataaattccgaggtttttcctgaaagttggatttctgcacaaaaacgagacaccagaacagttctgctgaaaacagcgttagtccgtgttagttgcatccaaaatatacaaattagaggcaaaacaatagcaaaagtgttcgggaaagtggatacgttttggacgtatcagcgtctCCTCCTCGTTCCCCTCCTTCACATCCAGCAACGCGGGGGTGTCGTAGTCAAACTCGGCTTGGCGGCGAGGACCCCACTCGAGTGTTCCAAACATGTCCCACATCGACGAGTTGATGCCGTAGACTGGGTCTGCGAGGAGATCCGGGTGCATAAGGGCCTACCCACGAGTGAAACCTCTCCCGGCCCTGCCATGGCATTGGTGTCATGGGAACGCTGCGATAGTTGAGGGGATCCAACCATCGGGGAAGTGGACGTCATCCCACCCTTCATAGTTGGTCATGTTGTTGTAGAGTGCCACGTCCACAGGATGGGGACACAATTGTGCGGCTTCTTAGACTTCCCGGCCGACAACTCCACCTTGTGGTCGTGCTTGGGCTTCCTCCATGGCCACGATCCCTTGCCCATGGCCGTCATGTAGAGATGCTGCCTGAGCTGGGAGAAGAGAAGTAACAATGGTGGAGGGCATGTTGTGGGCAATAGCAGGACAAGGACAATGTCGCTGTTGTAAAAAGGACATGGGTGTGGATGCTTTCAATGCCAGCGCTGGGTGTGTCGTTGATGGCGGTGCAAAAGACCATCCGCCACCCCTGGCCGCTGAATCGAAACATATTATTCATGGTGCCACGAAGGAGGGGTAGCGAAGTGGCCACTGATGGACTGGCCTCCAGGTGGGCCCAAGGCGACCGGAGGCCAGTCAGGCCCAAGGCTACAAGAGGCGGACAAGCGCCGTTATGGTTGTTGTTTGCCGCGATGCATTCACATTTCAAATTTTGGGACGAGAGCGGCGATTTTAAAGGCGCATGTAGTTGTAAGTGTCACATCTACCGTCCACTCtctgctttgagattggtgaggtTTTTAACATTtgtctaatataaaactaataattgaaacagaaacttttttgaaactaaagtgatacatgaAAAACATTACATTGTGAAACAGTGTgacaaaaagtgaaactgatgacatcattgccactacggtttgtttcacaaaaatattagtgTTTCAATTACGATTATGTTTCAAATTTGTTTCACAATTTTGTGAAAAAATTGGTCAGCACATGGCTGATGTCACTCCGGTAGGTACGAGCGCCCTGTAAAAACAAGTTTTCGCACACCGATCCGCTTGCATTTGGATCGCCTATCATcttcgaagaagaagaacgatggccatgatttttatttttattcgtGTTCCAGCTTGAGCCATCTGAAGCATGCAGTGAAGAAGTAGCACTAGCAGTATGGAAACAGAACAAGAACGCAGTGCGTGACGTGACATACTGACATCCATCGCCCCTCGGTAAGTTCAACCATCGTCAGTTGTTCTGAAGTACTCCAGCGAGCTGAGCTCCGAGCGCCGTCAGGGTGATAGGTTTCTGCACCACGCCGTTTATCCCCGCCCGCTGGCACGTCTCGCGAACGCCGCCTCCGTCGTCCCCGCCTCCGAACGCCAgagcggcgacgacgagcagcCAGCAGCTGCTCCTGAGCTCCCTGATCCTGAGCGCCACCTCGAACACGTCCTCCGCCGCGGTGGCGCCCGTgtcgaggtcgaggagcaccAGCTGGAAACACGAGCCGGCGCTCTCCAGCAGGCTCAGGCAGTGCGATCCCGACGGCACGGGCATCACCTGGCACCCGAGCTTCTCGAGGAGCATTCGGGTCACCGCCCGGCTCACGCCGTCGCCGTCCGCGAGCAGGATCCTCAGCCCGTCGAAGCGAGGGATGGACGGCGCCGACGTCCGCCGGTGCACGCCCGGCTGTGGGAGATGGAACTGCAGGACGACGGTGATGCGTGCTCCGTCTGATCCCGACGACCGCATGCTGCCGTTCATCATCTGACGATCGAAGAAAGAAATGTGTGAACGATCATCGAACCATTTGCAGATAACTAGCAATTCCCCTTCTAAATCAATTTTGGCGCACTTTACCTGCACGATCTTGTTGCACATGCCGAAGCTAAACCCCATCTCGGAGCTGGCGGGTCTGACCGTTGGTGTTTCCATCCGAACCTGAAACTCAACACGTACGGTGCAACCTGTAGATGATCGCATCGGCGTCCAGTcccggccgtacctctcctcgtcACTAGCACTGCGCCTCTTGACGGAGAACGAGAGGCATCCCGGCGCGGCGCCATCGCACGGCCGGCGGCTCAGCAGAGTAGCCACCATGTGCAGCAGGAGGTGGAACACCCTCGTCTCGTCGCCGACGACCCACTCGGGCAGGGCATTCTCCGACTGGTGAGAGAACACGACGCCGCTGCACCCGGACAGGCATCGCGCGACGGCCATACTCTCCCTGACCAGCGCGTGGAGGCCGAACGGCACGCGGCTCATCGTCAGCGTCTCCGCGTCCGCGTCGTTCGCCAGCGCCAGCGAGAGCGCGCTCGTCCGGGCGATGGCGTCGACGACGAGCCTCTGCTCGGGCCGCATCCCGCGCTCGGAGGCGTCGTGCCGCAGCATGGAGAGCAGCCCGGCGACGGAGTGCATCTGCCTCTGCATGGCGCCGCACATGGCGCTCTGGGCGGAGTGGATGgcctccgtcgccgtcgccgcctcgtgCTTCGCGTACAGCAGGTCGCCGTGCTGCTCGGCGAGCCTGCTGCGGAGTGACTGCCACTCCTCGAGCACCGCCGCGTGGGAGAGCGCGACGGCGACCTGGTCCGCGACGACCTCCACGATCTCCAGGTCCTGGCCACTCCATCCTCGCGAACCAGCGGTGTCAGGCAGGACCAGCACCAGGATGGCGTAGGAGCGTGCCTCGGGAGTTCTCCCGCCGTCGAAGTTGGAGACCTTGAGCATGGGCATCCGTATGGCGGCCACGGATCCCCGGGGGCTAGCCTTCGCGAGCGCCGAGCCCGGCCCGAGCACCTTGGCGGCCTCGCTGGACATCACGTGGGCCACGTCGGGGTGATCGGCGGGGATAGGGGCCTGCGAGACCAGCTGCACTGCGCCCTTGTCTCTCTGCAGGCTCACCTGGTGCACCAGCTGCAGGACTTGGTCGTCGCCGTCGGGCCCGGGTGCAGGCACCCAGACGGCGCAGACGTGAAGCGCGAGCGCGTCGGCGATGTGGAGCAAGGTGGTGTGGAGGATGGCGTGCGGGTCGAGCGGGGAGGCGCGGATGTTGCGCGTGAGCATGCGGACGACGCGGGAGGTGGCCTCGACCCGGCGGCGCATGAGTCCGAGGTCGCGGTCGAGCTGGCGCGCCTTGGCCCGGAGGAGGGCCTCGCGGAGCTTGGCGCGGATGAGGCGCGGGATGAAGGTGAGGAGGGAGAGCGCGGTGGCCAGGGAGACGAGCGCGGCGAGGAgcttggcggcggtggaggcgaggaggaggccggaggagtgCGGGTGGTGGTGGGAGAGCACGGCGAGCAGGTGGACGGAGCCGCCGAGCACGGCGAAGGCGGCCAGCTGGAGCAGCAGCCACTTGATCGGCGCGAGGTCGGCGCAGGAGGCGAAGTAGAGCAGCTCGAGCGGGATGGAGAGGTAGGAGGCGGCGATGAGGAAGTCGCTCACCTTCTGGCACTGCAGCATCGCGTCCACCGCGCCGTCGCACCCGTCGCCGCACCGCCGCATCGGCATTTCCGATGGATTAATTACTCCTTGATTCTTGACTTGTGTGGTCTATGCATGCGATGCGAGGCGAGCGgtgaagaagagaaaggggattccgttccggcactccggcgTGGCGGGTGGCGGTGCGGTGGACTGGAGTGGAGAGATGACAGCGTCCATCCGTCCTCGGAATGCGTGCATGCTGATGCTGCGCGCGGCTTGACAAATGTTGCGGCCGGGAGGCCTGCATGCTTCGCTCAGCTTGACAAGTGTAGCTTGCGCTGACACGACCGCCTGTGACTGTCCATATCTTTTTCAGACGAGCCGCTCTGgctggcgatttgcacaaaaataacccaaaagtgaaagaaaagcacagactaattCTCCGGCGAAacaatttcaccaatctaacccttttgtgtggcgcctctcccacgggcgccacacatgcccatgtggctcccctcctgccggcgccactgtcccagccgccacacatgcacttgtaatccccccaaaacatactgtgagacaaatcctctgggacttagccgttttgcgaggctcgatgtgtggcgccgatgccacgggcgccacactagcctgtgtggcgccgatgccacgggcgccacacatccacttaagtgtggcgcccgcgcccagcccggccctctctttcttctttctcttctctctgcttcttgatacgcctccgacgtatcgataatttcttatgttccatgccacattattgatgatatctacatgttttatgcacactttatgtcatattcgtgcattttctggaactaacctattaacaagatgccgaagagccgcttgctcgttttctgctgtttttggtttcagaaatcctagtaacgaaatattctcggaattggacgaaatcaacgcccagggtcctatttttccacgaagcttccgtaagaccgaagaggagtcgaagtggggccacgaggtgccgccaccatagggcggcgcggcccaggccttggccgcgccgacctgtggtgtggggccctcgtgtggccccccacgttgcccttccgcctacttaaagcctccgtcgcgaaaaccccaatgcgaagaaccacgatacggaaaaccttccagagacgccgccgccgccaatcccatctcggggattctggagatctcctccggcaccctgccggagaggggattcatctcccggaggactcttcaccgccatggtcgcctccggagtgatgagtgagtagttcacccctggactatgggtccatagcagtagctagatggttgtcttctcctcattgtgcttcattgttggatcttgtgagctgcctaacatgatcaagatcatctatctgtaatactatatgttgtgtttgtcgggatcagatggatagagaataccatgttatgttaattatcaagttattacctatgtgttgtttatgatcttgcatgctctccgtcattagtagaggctctggccaagtttttgctcttaactccaagagggagtatttatgctcgatagtgggttcatgcctcgcattgacaccgggacagatgacgaaagttctaagcttgtgttgtgttgttgccactagggataaaacattgatgctatgtctaaggatgtagttgttgattacattacgcaccatacttaatgcaattgtctcgttgctttgcaacttaatactggaaggggttcggatgataacctcgaaggtggacttttaggcatagatgcagttggatggcggtctatgtactttgtcgtaatgcccaattaaatctcaccgtacttatcatgacatgtatgtgcattgttatgccctctctatttgtcaattgctcgaccgtaatttgttcacccaacatgcttttatcttatgggagagacacctctagtgaactgtggactccggtccattcttttatactgaaatacaaatctgctgcaatacttgtttttactgttttctctgcaaacaatcatcttccacacaatatggttaatcctttgttacagcaagccggtgagattgacaacctcactgtttcgttggggcaaagtactttggttgtgttgtgcaggttccacgttggcgccggaatctctggtgttgcgccgcactacatcccgccgccatcaaccttcaacgtgcttcttggctcctcccggttcgataaaccttggtttctttctgagggaaaacttgctgctgtgcgcatcataccttcctcttggggttcccaacgaacgtgtgagttacacgccatcaagctctttttctggcgccgttgccggggagatcaaaacacgctgcaaggggagtctccacttctcaatctctttactttgtttttgtcttgctttattttatttactactttgtttgctgcattatatcaaaacataaaaaaattagttgctagctttactttatttactgtcttgtttgctatatcaaaaacacaaaaaaattagttacttgcatttagtttacttttgttatcatgtctagctctgtactcgttacttcttcacccgaggaattagtttttacttttaaacaaggggatgaggaaagttttaaagatgcttggtccaggatttttacttcttatcgtaaaactgaacctcaaatgactctaagtttgctccttagtaatttttattttggtcttatgattcgctatagatatgccttggatgctctagtgggaggagatttccttcattgtaatggggatcaagcttttaatgccataaagaagttggttgcatcacatgattcatctaataactttgattcagcccttattagcattcataatagattaaatactcttgagacaagtgcatctcgcttaaatgaaaattatggatatattcgtaaccgtcttgatcaagttttagtgaactctgaaccttcattgtggaatcctactattaaaattgtcataggtgaccaaactcttcgtgctaattgtgatattatgactgaattttgcctaatgcctaagagtattcataaatctttgaaactttgggaattcactgaagggggagaaggaataactcttattgataactctgttataattccaaaagggatagctgcgggtgtgcatacaaccattcttgggataacaatatccattgattaccttgtcattgaatgcgcaggaacaggacaaatcacactcggaagatccctgctgaaactattgggagcagtcatagacgtgagagaaggcaccctaaaattcacctctacacccgggggtagccatatattccctaagccaaagagtaaggacaagaaaggtaagggtaaagcccaaggtaatgtcaatgctccaccctttgataacacttgagatacactttctgcgcctagctgacaggcgttaaagaaaagcgcttatgggagacaacccatgtttttactacagtatttttgttttatatttgagtcttggaagttgtttactactgtagcaacctctccttatcttagttttatgttttgttgtgccaagtaaagtctttgatagtaaagtaaatactagatttggattactgcgcaggaacagatttctttgctgtcacgaatctgggtctaattctctgtagttaactcagaaaattaagccaatttacgtgagtgatcctcagatatgtacgcaactttcattcaatttgggaattttcatttgagcaagtctggtgccctaataaaatccatctttacggactgttctgttttgacagattctgct includes:
- the LOC124688193 gene encoding ethylene receptor 4-like, whose translation is MRRCGDGCDGAVDAMLQCQKVSDFLIAASYLSIPLELLYFASCADLAPIKWLLLQLAAFAVLGGSVHLLAVLSHHHPHSSGLLLASTAAKLLAALVSLATALSLLTFIPRLIRAKLREALLRAKARQLDRDLGLMRRRVEATSRVVRMLTRNIRASPLDPHAILHTTLLHIADALALHVCAVWVPAPGPDGDDQVLQLVHQVSLQRDKGAVQLVSQAPIPADHPDVAHVMSSEAAKVLGPGSALAKASPRGSVAAIRMPMLKVSNFDGGRTPEARSYAILVLVLPDTAGSRGWSGQDLEIVEVVADQVAVALSHAAVLEEWQSLRSRLAEQHGDLLYAKHEAATATEAIHSAQSAMCGAMQRQMHSVAGLLSMLRHDASERGMRPEQRLVVDAIARTSALSLALANDADAETLTMSRVPFGLHALVRESMAVARCLSGCSGVVFSHQSENALPEWVVGDETRVFHLLLHMVATLLSRRPCDGAAPGCLSFSVKRRSASDEERYGRDWTPMRSSTGCTVRVEFQVRMETPTVRPASSEMGFSFGMCNKIVQMMNGSMRSSGSDGARITVVLQFHLPQPGVHRRTSAPSIPRFDGLRILLADGDGVSRAVTRMLLEKLGCQVMPVPSGSHCLSLLESAGSCFQLVLLDLDTGATAAEDVFEVALRIRELRSSCWLLVVAALAFGGGDDGGGVRETCQRAGINGVVQKPITLTALGAQLAGVLQNN